One genomic segment of Canis lupus baileyi chromosome 9, mCanLup2.hap1, whole genome shotgun sequence includes these proteins:
- the LOC140639567 gene encoding small nuclear ribonucleoprotein E-like, with the protein MAYHGQGQKVQKVMVQPINLIFRYWQNRSRIQMWLYKQVNMQIEGCIIGFVEYMDLVLDDAEEFHSKTKSRKQLGWIMLKGDNITLLQIVSN; encoded by the coding sequence ATGGCGTACCATGGCCAGGGCCAAAAAGTGCAGAAGGTGATGGTTCAGCCCATCAACCTCATCTTCAGATACTGGCAAAATAGATCTCGGATTCAGATGTGGCTTTATAAGCAAGTAAACATGCAGATAGAGGGCTGTATCATTGGTTTTGTTGAGTACATGGACCTTGTATTAGATGATGCCGAAGAGTTTCATTCTAAAACAAAGTCAAGAAAACAACTGGGTTGGATCATGCTAAAAGGAGATAATATTACCCTGCTCCAAATTGTCTCCAACTAG